In Brachyhypopomus gauderio isolate BG-103 unplaced genomic scaffold, BGAUD_0.2 sc34, whole genome shotgun sequence, the following are encoded in one genomic region:
- the LOC143485477 gene encoding TOG array regulator of axonemal microtubules protein 1-like: protein MYTLQVLNLRSGVSRTAVVSLRELYSSLQKGMDQEMEATAKVLLHKAAESKGFIRQDVDTALDSMVQNCTPIRSMNALLAGGLCHLNAAVRKCTARHLATLVEKIGAGRLLSGAKDITPRIIPAVSKLAQDSSQETKRLGRRMLLFLSSHHDFDKMVEKYIPAKDLATIRDTVHTLKSKCPN from the exons atgtacacattacag gtgctgaacctgcgctctggcgtgtcccgcacggcggtggtgtccttgagggagttgtactccagcctgcagaaagggatggaccaggaaatGGAGGCTAcggctaaggtcctcctccacaaagcagcggagtccaaaggcttcatcaggcaggacgtggacacagctctggacagcatggtgcagaactgcacccccattcggagcatgaacgcccttctcgctggaggactctg tcatctgaatgctgcagtaagaaagtgtactgctcggcacttggctactttggtagagaagattggtgctggccgcttattgtctggggcgaaagacATCACaccgcgaattattcctgcagtctccaagttggcacaggactcttcacaagaaaccaa gcgcttgggccggcgtatgctgctgttcctgtcctcccaccacgactttgataagatggtggaaaagtacatccctgccaaagacctggcaaccatcagggacactgtccacactctgaaatccaag